The Acidobacteriaceae bacterium nucleotide sequence CTGCACTTTGGTGAACTCGTCCTTGCGCAGCACGCCGTTGTTGACGAAGATGCACGTCAGGCGGTCGCCAATAGCCTTTGACACCAGCACGGCTGCGACGGAAGAGTCGACACCGCCGCTGAGCGCGCAGATGGCGTGCCCGGTGGGGCCGACCTGCTCCTTGATGCGAGCGACTGTCGTCTCAATGAAGTGTGCGGGCGTCCAGTCCTGCTGCGCGCCGCAGATATTCACGACGAAGTTTTTCAGCAGCTCCATGCCCTGGCGCGAGTGCGCGACCTCGGGGTGAAACTGCACCGCCCACATGCGGCGATCTTCATCGGCGATAGCGGCAACGGCGTTCGGTGTCTGGGCGACAATGCGGAAGCCCGGAGCGAGCGTCTCGGCGTGATCGCCGTGCGACATCCACACCTCAAGCGTTTCCGGAAGCCCGGCAAACAGCGGCGTCTGGTCCAGCACGCTGACCTCAGCGTGGCCGTACTCGCGGGCTGCAGCGGGAACGACTTTGCCGCCGAGATGGTGCGTCATGAACTGCAGGCCGTAGCAGATGCCAAGCAGCGGAAGCCCCGTGGCCAGTACGGCAGCATCGGCCTTTGGTGCGGAGTCGTCGTAAACACTCGACGGGCCGCCGGAGAGGATGATGCCTTTGGGCTGAAGCTCCAGGACTTTTTCAAGCGGAGTTGTGCAGGGAAGAACAACAGAAAACACGTTGAATTCGCGGATTCTGCGCGCGATCAACTGCGTGTACTGCGATCCAAAATCAAGGATGACGATGGTAGAGGTTGTCGGCGTGCTCACGCTTCCAGTGTATCTGCCCTTCGAGGCTTCGATCACCCCCGTCGGCGATCATCGCTTCCCGCCCAAGCAACGCGGCGGAAACCGCACACAGGCACGGGCGGTAGAGCACGCCTTCAACCGCGCTCAATCAGGCCGAAACCGCCGAATCTTCGCGCCTGAGACGCCTCGTTGCTAGCTGGGATCTTTGTGGCGCGTGGAACTCACCGCGCCCATCACGCCTGCGCCCAGCAGAACGATACCGATCGCCGCCGTCCAATGCGACGGCATATGTGCCAGATGGCAAACGTACACCACGCCAGCAATCAAGATTGCGGTTCCCAGCAGATACAGTCCGAATGACATCTCTCACACCTCCGCATAAGCAGCTATGGAAGAGTGAGATGCAGAATCAAGCGGTCTCGTCCAAAGCAGCTTCGCAAACCTGCACGTAGGCGGCGAAACGCACGCTATGGAAGTAATCCGAGGCGAGCATGTAGAGCACGGCCATCGCGATCCACCAGTTCTGCAGAAACTCCTGCGTTGCGATGGTCGCAAACGGCAGCGGGCAGGCCGAGAAGGTCATCGCCAGCACCACCAGTGCGATCTTCACGATGCACATGACGAGGCTGATCTCCAGTACCTCAGAGCGCGCAAGCTTGCTCGTTACAGAAGCCCGCAGACTGCCTCCCAGGCTAGTTCCGTGCTGCGCGTTCCAGGCCAGCGCCAGGGACAGCGGCCAGCTTAGAGTGGCCCAACCGACAAACAGCGCCAGCGAAAACACGATCGAGACAGCGAGGAAGACCAGCACGTCCGGCTCTGCTCCCAGCGTCGCTTTGGTGGTTAGTTCGTGGTGCGCCACCGCAAGCACTACGCTAGCCCATAGCGCCCAGCAAAGTAGTACACCCAGCGAACGCATCAGGCGGAGGCAAAAGACCAGAGCGAGCCGGGTCTTCGACGCTGCACCCAGCAGCCGCTTTGCAAACAGTACCTGCCCGATAGCCCCGACAGCGCACCACCACAGCATGGACACCGTGATGAACTTCGCCAGCACCGGCTGCGCGAGATCGAACAGCCGGGCGGAGGTTGCTCCCAGCGTTGATGCCATCTCGGCCGGGTGGAAGAACGTCATCGTCCCCCATTGCGCCCAGACCTCGGCCAGCACATCGCTATGCTGCTTGCCGAAGAGGTAGACCACCAGCATGATCGGTCCGCCAGCGATCCACCGCCACGCCACTTCCAGGGCAACCAGCGAAGGCCGCTTCCATACACTCGCCATCACGCCGACGAACGACTGCGTGCTGCGCTTCTGTTTTGCGACCTGCCCTGCTGCTGCCATTTCGTGCCTACTTCACTACCAGGTTGACCAGCTTGCCCTTGATGACCAGTGTCTTGACGATCTGCTTGCCTTCGAGGCGCTGCTGAACCTTTTCGTCCGCCAAAGCCGCAGCCTTGATAGCTTCTTCGTCTGCATCTGCTGCCACTTTGACGACGACGATGAGCTTGCCGTTAGCCTGCACGGGCACTTCCAGCTCGCTTTCCTTCGCCAACTCAGCGTTCGCCACAGGCCACGGCGTCGTCAGCACAGAGCCCTGACCGCCGAGCATCTCCCACAGCTCTGCGGCAACGAACGGAGCAAACGGCGCGAGCATCAGCGTCAAGGAGCGGAAGATCTCTGCTACCGTCGCTGGAGCCACATCCCCCGCATCGATCGCGGCTTCCGCTGCCGAAACTTCGTTCACCAGGATCATGATCGCGGCGATGCAGGTATTGAAGTGCCAGCGGCCGGAGAAGTCTTCGGTGATCTTCGCAATCGTCTGGTGCAGCGTGCGCAGCAGCTTCGCGCCTGTGTCGCTTTGTGCGGCAAACGCCGAGGCGGCGATCTCATCCCCGTGTGCGTGCTCCGACGAGGTCACCATCGGTGCGAACTTCACGGCAAGGCGATAAACGCGGGCGAGGAAGCGCGCTACACCGGCGACGCCCTCTTCCTGCCACTCCAGATCACGGTCCGGCGGCGCCGCAAACAGCGCGTACATGCGCGTAGCGTCGGCACCATAGCGAGCGATCATCTCATCCGGGCTAACGACGTTGCCCTTGGACTTCGACATCTTCGCGCCGTCTTTGATCACCATACCCTGCGTAAAGAGACGCTCGGCGGGCTCATCGTTCACAATCAGCCCGAGGTCGCGCATCACCTTCGTCCAGAAGCGTGAGTAGATCAGGTGCAGAATCGCGTGCTCGACGCCGCCAATGTACTGGTCGATCGGGAACCAGTACTTCGCCTTCTCCACATCAAACGGAGCACTGGAGTTGTGCGCGTCCGTGTAGCGGTAGAAGTACCAGCTCGAGTCCACGAACGTGTCCATCGTGTCCGTCTCGCGGCGTGCGGGCTTGCCGCACACCGGGCACGGCGCATTCACAAACTCCGGCACCTTGCCGAGCGGCGAGCCGCCCTCCTGCGTGATCTCGATCTTCTCCGGCAGCAGCACCGGCAGTTCGCTCTCCGGGACCGCCACCGCGCCATGCTCCGAGCAGTAGATGATCGGGATCGGCGTGCCCCAGTAACGCTGACGGCTCACTCCCCAATCCTTCAGGCGGAACGTCGTTGTGCGCTTGCCAAAGCCCTTCGCCTCGGCGCGCTTGCCCATCTTTTCCTGAGCTTCGAGCGCAGGCTCGCCACTCCACTCACCGGAGTTCACCAGCACGGCTTCGTCTTCTGCGATGTACGGCAGCGCGAGGTCGCCGGTGTCATCCCCAGATCCACCGGAGTTCGCCGGAGCCACCACACGCTTGATCGGCAGGCCGTACTTGGTCGCAAACTCAAAGTCGCGCTCGTCGTGGCCCGGAACGCTCATAATCGCGCCCGTGCCGTAGTCGGCCAGGATGTAATTGGCCACCCACACCGGCACCGTCTCACCCGTGAACGGGTTCACGGCGTGCTTGCCGGTAAAGACACCGTGCTTCTCAATGTTGCCGATGTCGCCGGCTTCTTTCGCGGCCTGCTGCTGCGCGATCATCTCGTCAACGGCGTTGGCGAGCTCCACATCTTCAGTCGCCCACTGCTTCACCAGGGCATGTTCCGGCGCAAGCTGCAGCGAGGTCGCACCGAAGATGGTGTCCACGCGCGTCGTGAAGACCGTCGCCGAAGCGCCGCCTTCCACCGCGAACGTTACCTCTGTGCCTTCGCTCTTGCCGATCCAGTTGCGCTGCATCGTGCGCACCTTCTCCGGCCAGCCAGAGAGCTTGTCCAGGCCTTCGAGCAACTCATCGGCGTAATGCGTAATGCGGAGGAACCACTGCTCCATCTCGCGCTGCTCGACGAGCGTGTCCTCATGCCGCCAGCAGCAGCCACCGATGACCTGCTCGTTGGCCAGAACGGTCGCGCACTTGGGGCACCAGTTCAGCTTCGAGGTCTTCTTATACGCCAGCCCCTTCTCATACATCCGGAGGAAGAACCACTGGTTCCAGCGGTAGTAATCGGGCAGACAGGTCGCGAGTTCCGTATCATTCCAGTCGTAGGAGAGACCGAGGCGGCGCATCTGCACCTTCATCTGCTCAATGTTGCGCAGCGTCCACTCACGCGGAGGCGTGTTGTTCTTCAGCGCCGCATTCTCTGCGGGCAGGCCAAAGGCGTCCCAACCCATCGGGTGCAGCACATTGTGGCCGCGCATCCGCATGAAGCGAGCGAGCGCATCGCCGATGGAGTAGTTGCGCACATGGCCCATGTGCAACTGGCCGCTGGGGTAGGGCAGCATCTCCAGGCAGTAGTACTTGGGCTTGCCAGAGGTGTGGTCTTCCGCACGATAGAGAGCCGGATCGGCATCCCAGCGCGCCTGCCAGCGCGGTTCAATCTCTGCGGGGTTATAGCGAACTTCGTCGGGGCGCGCCTGCGCGTTATTTTCAACAGAACTCATACAGTTCCTATTGTACGGACGCTGGCAAGCCCCAGCCTATGACGGCGGACACATACCCCAAAAGGCCACGGCCACGGCTGAAGCCGTGACCGCGGAATATCTAAGCCCACAATGCTTACTCCTGCTTATCCGCCGCAGCTTCCAGCTTCTGCGCCAACTGCTTCAGAGACTCCGCACTCGTCTGCACTTTGTACCCCTGCGGAGCACGGAACAAAGCCGAATCGGGCTGCTCACGCAGCAGCTTCTCCAACTGCACGACACGCTCCCCGGTGCGAGGATCGGTCTCCTTCTGCAGCACAATCAGCTTCATCTCTTCGGAAGTCCAGACCTCGTGCGTCCGCGTAATGGCCTTATCGTTGCCGTTTTTCCCTGCCGGAATCACCACTGTCGTGCGCTTGCCCGTGCACGCCAGCCCGTCGATTATCTGGGAACCGAGGTCCTCGGTCGTTACATTCGGGTTCTTCTTTGGCTCTGCAGCTCCAAGGTTCACCGTCCGGCTCTGCGCCTTCGAGGTATCCGACAGCTTCGACACCGTTGCCACACGCGGCATGCCCTTCGGCCCACCCTCCGACCACACCGTAAACGTCCCGGCCACAGGGTCTTTTACGTAGACCAGCTTCATCTCCGGACGATCGTCCAACGCCTTCAGAATCCGGCTCTCCACACGCACGCGCCCCTGCGCATCGCGGTAGACCGAGTGGTGCCCATGCCGCTTCATCGTCGTTCCATCCGACAGAGTCTGCGTCACGCTCGTCGTCTGCACCGCCGAGTACGGCTCACCCACTACCGGCGGCGCCATCAACGCGCTCAAATGCCCACCCGTGGAGACAACGGTGTTCTGCGCCGCCACAGGAATCGCCAACGACATCGCCACGAAACAAACTGCCAAACGGCTAAGCACCACAAATCACCTCAAGAGAAAGCCCCACCAGTATCGGCTCGCACCCTTCCCACAGCAAGTAAATATTCATACTCGACGCAAGCAGAAGGGGCAGCCTAAGCCACCCCTTTTGCGCTCTACCCTATACGCGCTATCTTCACTCCACCACCGGAAGGCTGATGTAGCTCGCCTCTCCCGCCGTGTGCCACACCTTCTGCGTTGCCTTTTTGTAATCGCCGGGCTTCGCTTCAAAGATGTTCGGCACAAACGTCTGCGGATTGCGGTCATAGAGTGGGAAGAGCGTCGACTGCACCTGCACCATCAAACGATGGCCAGCCGGAATCGTGCGCTCCACCATCGGCAGCCCGAACGTGTACTCCAGCGGTTCGTTCGCCTTGATCGCCACCGGCTTCTCAAAGCTCGTCCGATACCGCCCACGGAAGATATCGATTCCCATCGGCAGTTCGTACCCATTCGAAACGTCTTCCTCATCCTCTGCCCCAGCCTCGCGGTCCGGGTAAACATCAATCAGCTTCACGACCCAGTCAGAGTCGGTCCCGCTCGTCGATGCCATCAGGTGGACCGTCGGCTCGCCCGAAAGCTTCATTGGGGTCTTCAGTGGCTCACTCACAAAGGTCAGGACATCCGGGCGACCGTCAACAAAGCGCTGGTCGGTGACCAGCCACGTACGCCATGCCATACCGTCTTTTTCCAGCACCGGCCGCGGACGATACGGCACCGGCTTGGCGGGATCGCTGACATACTCCGTAAACTTCTCCCCCCTGCCCTCACCCGCAGGAGCCTCAAAGCCCAGCTTGCCGTTTGCGCCCAGATAAAGCTTCTTCGTCGGCGTGCCGCAGCCCTGCTCGCAGCTCACCGGGAACGTCTGCAGGCTGTCCCAGTGGTCCGCTCCTGTGTCATAGATCCACACCGGCGGCGTCTTCGCCTTCGGTGCATCGGCCTTCAGATGCTGGTTAAAGAACGGGAGCAGAACATCCCGACGCCACTGCTCGGTCGTGTCCGCAGACCAGGTCATCGGCCCCAACGAACGTCCCGGGCGGTTCACCTGGCTGTGGAACCACGGCCCCATCACCAGGTAGTTGCGATCATTCGCCGTATCCTTCGGCTCCAGCGCACGATAGCTATGGATCGCGCCCCACATATCTTCCTGGTCATACAGGCCCTGCAGCCACATCGTTGGCACAGTCTGCGGAACCTTGGCAATCAACTTATCCAGCGCCTGCGCCTGCCAGAATGAGTCATACGCCGGATGCGCCTGCACGAACTTCCAGTAGGGAATCTGGTCGCCGCCCAACGCCTTGCCAAACTCTCCTGCGGAACCAGCCTTCAGGAACGCGGTGTACTCATCGCCCACACGTGGCAATGGCATCGCTCCGCCATCGCGATGTGCTGTCTGCCCCACGTAATAGTCGATGTTCACTTGGCGGAACGCACCGTAGTGGAACCAGTCATCCCCCATCCAGCCATCGACCATCGGGCTCTCAGGTGCAGCCACCTTCAGCGCCGGATTCGGATGCAACAACGCCATCACCACCGTGAAGCCTTCATACGACGAACCGATCATGCCCACGCGGCCGTTCGTCTCCGGAACGTTCTTCACCAACCAGTCAATTGTGTCCCACGCATCCGTCGTATCGTCCGCGCCTGTGTTGTTAAAGCCTGAACCCACCGGTGGAGGCGTCATTAGGTACGCGCCCTCAGAGTTATGCTTCCCACGCACATCCTGATACACACGGATATATCCGGCCTTCACAAACTCCTCGTCCGCCAGCGGCAACTCATCGATCAGGTGCTTCGCATCCACGCCGCTCGACCGTACATGCCCCGCTGCGTCGTAGGGCGTACGCGTCAGCACAATCGGCAAACCATGCTCGCCGTGCGGCACAAAGATTACCGTGTAAAGCTTTGTGCCATCGCGCATCGGCATCATCACCACGCGCTTGTCGTAGTCTCGCTCCACGGCAGGTGGCTGGTAGTTCTTCGCCAACTGGTCATCACCAATTCCCTGCTGCGCCACAGCGACCGGTCCCAGGCCGATCGCCATCAACATCGCCACACTTACCAGCGTCTTCTTCATCCAGCCTCCTCAGGCCTTATTCCTCTGCCAACTAACCCGCGCTCAACACTCGCAGCGTCATCACATTGCGCTCGTTGTCCCCATCTTCTTCCGACGGAGTCTCCGCGATAAACGCGGTATGCGCAAAACGCTCATCATGCAGCAGTCGACGAAACGCCTCAGCCCCGATCGACCCTTCGCCAATATGCTCATGCCGGTCGAGCTTCGATCCCATCGCCGCCTTGGCATCGTTGGTATGCCACACCTTCACCGCGGCAAAGCCCATAGTCTGCTCCACCTGCCGCATCGTCTCCGCATACCCTTCAGCCGACACAATGTCATACCCCGCGACATGGATGTGGCACGAGTCCAGGCACACCGCCACGGGTACACAAGGCTTCAGCCGATGCACCAACTCGGCCACCTGCTCCAGCGAGCCGCCGAGCGAAAACTCCGCGCCAGCCATGTTCTCCACCAGCACCTCGAACGGCGACCCAGCGAAGTCGATGCCCTCGACCGCCTTCTCCACGCCTTCCACCGCCAGCCGCAGACCTTCCTCGCGCGTCAGCCCCTTCCACGAGCCCGGATGCAGCACCAGTGCCTCAGCCCCCAGGGCCAACCCCTGCTGGACCTCCGCGCGCAACGCCGCCACGGACGACTCGCGCACGCTCTCCGTCTGCGAACACAGGTTGATCAGAAAGCTCGCATGAATCGCCAGCGGCCCCATGTCATGCTCCGCGCGCGCAGCTTTCAGCTTCGTCGCGTCGGCTTCCTTCACCACGCCGCTCTTCCACGTCCGTGGGCTGGAGCTGAAGATCTGCAGCGTATTCGCTCCCGCCGCCACTGCCCGGTCGACCGCCGTCCAAACACCACCGGCTGTCGAAAAATGTGCACCAATCCGCTTCTTTGCCATACAAAATCAAGCCTACCGCATCCTCTGCTCTCAAAAACTCCACGCGTCCCATGCTCCCCCAAAAGCACACAAGGGCACCCACCCCAAACATCCACAACACCCAGCCACACAAACACGCATCACATCATCAGAGCCATGAACGAAACAGTCCACGTCCACAACTCGATGCAAACCGGCTACACCTATACCCGCACCCGTCCCGCCGGAGACAAAAAAGACCACCCCGAGTTCCGCCCCTACTACACCCCGCTGCAGATGCTGCGCATGGGCGTCTTCGAAGGTCGCTACCTTGACCCCGCCAGCCACGAGTTCCCCGAATCCTGGCGCAAACACATGCGCTCCACCGTGGACGCCAAGACGAACTACTTCGGCGTAAAGTCCCGGCGCAGCCTCTCGGACTGGCGCGCCAACGGCTGGATCAACCCCGACGACCCGCGCGGCTGGTTCGAGTGGTACTGCCGCTACTACATGGGACGACGCCACGCCGACGACACCCGCCAGATCGCCCGATGGAAGAGCTTCGGCGCCCGCCACTCCGCCCAGGTCGTCAAGAACTCCCCCGCCTACGGCAACCCCGACCATCCCAACGCGAAAAAGCGTATGCGCCAACGCCAGGGACTGCTGCAATGGGGCCACGACCCACTCGTTTAGCCTCCGCAGATCGCGCTGCGATTACGGAGTAGCGGTGGCCTTTAGGCCACCGTTCCCAGCCACCACCCAAGAGGGCTTTCGCCCCGGCCCGACACCCCAGCTATAGTCAGACTCATGCCGCAAGAACAAAGCTTTCAGCACCACGCCAAGCTTGATCCACTGACCCATTACGTCCTCGTCCCCATCTTCTTCGTCAACATGATCGTCGCCACGGTCTGGGCATGGCAGCACCGCACCCACCACCCGCTGCACAACGCCTGGATGATCGTCATGGCGACCGCCCTGCTGCTGCTCACCGCCAAGCTCCGGTTCTACGCGCTCGGTAACCAGAACCGCATCATCCGGCTCGAAGAGCGCCTCCGCCTCGCGTCGCTCTGCACGCCCTCTGAACTCGTCGAACTGGACTCCCTCACCACCCGCCAGCTCATCGCACTCCGCTTCGCGTCCAACCCCGAGCTTCCCGCTCTCGCCCGCCGCGCCGTCCGAGAGAACCTCGAACCCAAAGCCATCAAGGCCGCCATCCAAAGCTGGCGCGCCGACCACCAACGCGTCTAGTGGAACAACCCCAACAGTCAGAAAACCCAATGGCCCGCTCCTGACAGTAACTCGTCACGAGCGGGTACAGTTTTCACCCCACCAAAGACATCTGCTGGGACGATTTACTACAAGCGAAAAGCAGGGGAACCTTATCCGCTCTTCAGGTGTCTATACCAGTGCTGCCGCACGTCTTGCGTTGGAGCCTACCGATGAGAATCTTCGCAAAAGAAGTGTGGGGTTTGCTCCTGTTGCTGTCTACGTTCTGCTGTTCCGCGCAGAAGGCAGCGCAACCACAAAACCCGACATCAGCGGTTCTAAAGGCATTTCAGACACACGATATCGTCATGATCGGTGAGATTCACTGGGACAAGCTGGAGTGGCAATGGCTTGACGCACTCGTTTCAGATCCGCGGTTCGCCGATCATGTCGACGATATCGTCATGGAGATCGGAAACTCGCTTTATCAGAAATCGGTGGATCGATATGTCGCAGGCGACCCCATCTCGACCGAGGACGTGCAGAGGGCCTGGAGAAATACTTTGGGCTTAGGGCCGCCTTCGCCGATCTATTCCGAGCTGTACAGAAGAGTCCGCGAAGTGAACATGAAGCGGCACGGCAAACACCAAATTCGCATTCTCTGCGGAGATCCCTACATTGATTGGGACAAAATCGAAACAGGTGAGGATATTGGCCCGTTCCTTGGACATCGCGACCAGTGGTACGCACAGGTCGTCAAGGACGAAGTGATTGCAAAGCATCATCATGCCTTGCTGATCGCGGGCTCGAATCATTTTTTTCGCGAGCCTACACGCCCGTTCCTAATCGAAAGAGCTTTGCAGCAAACCGGGGCAAAGACCTTCGTGATTCTCGCGGGAACGAATGCCATTGGAGGCTACGACGATCTTGATCATCGGTTCGATGAGTGGCCTGTGCCTTCGATAGCTACTACGCACGGAAACTGGGTAGGGGATTTGCCTGTGCTTCCCGTTGTGACGGGCGGAACTGCGACGAACTATTCTCCGCTCGAGCTGAAAGATGCCGCCGATGCTCTGTTATATCTGGGGCCTCGCGACCAACAGAGAGGCGTCCATGCTCCGCGCGCAGAGGTGGATGAAACAGCGTACGGAAAAGAGCTGATGAGACGCATGTCTCTTCTGCATTTCGCGCCTTACATAGCCGAGGCACATTCAGACCAACAGGAGCTGCCTCTGTTTCTACGGCCCGCCGCTAGAAAGGGTTCGTTTTCATTTCCAATCCCGCCTGGCATGGATACGCCGATGCCTCCGCGTCCGCCGAGTGAATAACTGCTCTATCAATTCAGGCGTCCGAATATTGGCACCGATGGGTCGGCTTAGCGAAAGGAACATTTCGCCAACATACGTCGGTAGCAAAACCATCTTTCGCAGCAACAGATCAGACAAGCCGGGCACGATGTGCCCGGCTTGTCTGACTAATGGTTCAACAGCCCAGGAATCTCCGGCGCATCCGCAAACACTGTCGAAAGCGTCAGCTCGCGGAACCGCTCTGCTTCTTCCGCGCGTGCCGTCTCAACGTTCTTCACACGCGACTCAGCATCTTTACCGAGGATCAACCGCTTCGGAACATCCTCAGTATTAGCGAGCTTCACCACCAGGTCTGCAATCTTCCTGGGGTCGCCTTCCGCCTTCCCGCGCACTGCGGCTAACAGCTTGTAAATAGCCCCCACAGAAGCTTCATACTCCGGCAGGACCTCCGGTGAGCCTTCGCCCGCGCGCTGTGCCCAGTTGGTACGAATGCCACCAGGCTCAAGCGTAGAGACCTTCACACCGAAGGGAGCCACTTCAGCAGCGACGGAGTCACTGAAGCCACCCACCGCCCACTTCGCCGCATGGTACGGCGAGTTCCCCGGCATAGCCATGCGCCCACCAATAGACGATACCTGGAAGATATGTCCGCTCTTCTGAGCGCGCATCACCGGTATTGCCGCGTGCGTCGTATACACAACACCAAACAAGCAGGTCTCCACGACATCGCGGAACTGTTCCGATGTCGTCTGCTCAAACGGCGCGATGAACCCATAGCCCGCGTTATTGACCAGCA carries:
- a CDS encoding SDR family NAD(P)-dependent oxidoreductase, with translation MEKVWLITGSGNGLGRDIAEAALAAGDAVVAGARRLEELASLVEQYGKRVTPVLLDVREESAAKAAVQTAVDTYGRLDVLVNNAGYGFIAPFEQTTSEQFRDVVETCLFGVVYTTHAAIPVMRAQKSGHIFQVSSIGGRMAMPGNSPYHAAKWAVGGFSDSVAAEVAPFGVKVSTLEPGGIRTNWAQRAGEGSPEVLPEYEASVGAIYKLLAAVRGKAEGDPRKIADLVVKLANTEDVPKRLILGKDAESRVKNVETARAEEAERFRELTLSTVFADAPEIPGLLNH
- a CDS encoding CocE/NonD family hydrolase: MKKTLVSVAMLMAIGLGPVAVAQQGIGDDQLAKNYQPPAVERDYDKRVVMMPMRDGTKLYTVIFVPHGEHGLPIVLTRTPYDAAGHVRSSGVDAKHLIDELPLADEEFVKAGYIRVYQDVRGKHNSEGAYLMTPPPVGSGFNNTGADDTTDAWDTIDWLVKNVPETNGRVGMIGSSYEGFTVVMALLHPNPALKVAAPESPMVDGWMGDDWFHYGAFRQVNIDYYVGQTAHRDGGAMPLPRVGDEYTAFLKAGSAGEFGKALGGDQIPYWKFVQAHPAYDSFWQAQALDKLIAKVPQTVPTMWLQGLYDQEDMWGAIHSYRALEPKDTANDRNYLVMGPWFHSQVNRPGRSLGPMTWSADTTEQWRRDVLLPFFNQHLKADAPKAKTPPVWIYDTGADHWDSLQTFPVSCEQGCGTPTKKLYLGANGKLGFEAPAGEGRGEKFTEYVSDPAKPVPYRPRPVLEKDGMAWRTWLVTDQRFVDGRPDVLTFVSEPLKTPMKLSGEPTVHLMASTSGTDSDWVVKLIDVYPDREAGAEDEEDVSNGYELPMGIDIFRGRYRTSFEKPVAIKANEPLEYTFGLPMVERTIPAGHRLMVQVQSTLFPLYDRNPQTFVPNIFEAKPGDYKKATQKVWHTAGEASYISLPVVE
- a CDS encoding DUF6526 family protein, yielding MPQEQSFQHHAKLDPLTHYVLVPIFFVNMIVATVWAWQHRTHHPLHNAWMIVMATALLLLTAKLRFYALGNQNRIIRLEERLRLASLCTPSELVELDSLTTRQLIALRFASNPELPALARRAVRENLEPKAIKAAIQSWRADHQRV
- a CDS encoding deoxyribonuclease IV, which translates into the protein MAKKRIGAHFSTAGGVWTAVDRAVAAGANTLQIFSSSPRTWKSGVVKEADATKLKAARAEHDMGPLAIHASFLINLCSQTESVRESSVAALRAEVQQGLALGAEALVLHPGSWKGLTREEGLRLAVEGVEKAVEGIDFAGSPFEVLVENMAGAEFSLGGSLEQVAELVHRLKPCVPVAVCLDSCHIHVAGYDIVSAEGYAETMRQVEQTMGFAAVKVWHTNDAKAAMGSKLDRHEHIGEGSIGAEAFRRLLHDERFAHTAFIAETPSEEDGDNERNVMTLRVLSAG
- the guaA gene encoding glutamine-hydrolyzing GMP synthase; this translates as MSTPTTSTIVILDFGSQYTQLIARRIREFNVFSVVLPCTTPLEKVLELQPKGIILSGGPSSVYDDSAPKADAAVLATGLPLLGICYGLQFMTHHLGGKVVPAAAREYGHAEVSVLDQTPLFAGLPETLEVWMSHGDHAETLAPGFRIVAQTPNAVAAIADEDRRMWAVQFHPEVAHSRQGMELLKNFVVNICGAQQDWTPAHFIETTVARIKEQVGPTGHAICALSGGVDSSVAAVLVSKAIGDRLTCIFVNNGVLRKDEFTKVQRTMREDLHLNLVAVDSSERFLSKLAGVTDPEQKRKIIGNEFIAVFDDEAKTIFDTEKSSGEEIAWLVQGTLYPDVIESASVHGPSHVIKSHHNVGGLPEDMKLKLIEPLRDLFKDEVRRIGRDLGMPEEILERQPFPGPGLAVRILGEVTPDRVAILQEADAICVDEIRKAGLYRKVWQSFAVLLPVKTVGVMGDQRTYAYTCAIRAVESEDGMTADWAALPYDVLRKISSRIVSEVRGINRVVYDITSKPPGTIEWE
- the leuS gene encoding leucine--tRNA ligase; the encoded protein is MSSVENNAQARPDEVRYNPAEIEPRWQARWDADPALYRAEDHTSGKPKYYCLEMLPYPSGQLHMGHVRNYSIGDALARFMRMRGHNVLHPMGWDAFGLPAENAALKNNTPPREWTLRNIEQMKVQMRRLGLSYDWNDTELATCLPDYYRWNQWFFLRMYEKGLAYKKTSKLNWCPKCATVLANEQVIGGCCWRHEDTLVEQREMEQWFLRITHYADELLEGLDKLSGWPEKVRTMQRNWIGKSEGTEVTFAVEGGASATVFTTRVDTIFGATSLQLAPEHALVKQWATEDVELANAVDEMIAQQQAAKEAGDIGNIEKHGVFTGKHAVNPFTGETVPVWVANYILADYGTGAIMSVPGHDERDFEFATKYGLPIKRVVAPANSGGSGDDTGDLALPYIAEDEAVLVNSGEWSGEPALEAQEKMGKRAEAKGFGKRTTTFRLKDWGVSRQRYWGTPIPIIYCSEHGAVAVPESELPVLLPEKIEITQEGGSPLGKVPEFVNAPCPVCGKPARRETDTMDTFVDSSWYFYRYTDAHNSSAPFDVEKAKYWFPIDQYIGGVEHAILHLIYSRFWTKVMRDLGLIVNDEPAERLFTQGMVIKDGAKMSKSKGNVVSPDEMIARYGADATRMYALFAAPPDRDLEWQEEGVAGVARFLARVYRLAVKFAPMVTSSEHAHGDEIAASAFAAQSDTGAKLLRTLHQTIAKITEDFSGRWHFNTCIAAIMILVNEVSAAEAAIDAGDVAPATVAEIFRSLTLMLAPFAPFVAAELWEMLGGQGSVLTTPWPVANAELAKESELEVPVQANGKLIVVVKVAADADEEAIKAAALADEKVQQRLEGKQIVKTLVIKGKLVNLVVK